CATACTGACCAGATCGAAGGCTCATCTGTCCCAGGTGGGGCTCGTGGGGTCACTTACCCGGAGTAATCGAACTTGAGGGCCAGGTCACCAATGGCCAAGGGAGTCACCGAGGACCACGGCCCTCTTCATGTTGTCCTTGGAGTCCAGGAAGCCTGGGTCCTTCAACGCCATCCCAACCACGTACCAGGTGCCCTGGAACTGTAAGGGGGTTGCAGGGGGAAGTGTGGGCAGCCCCTGTGCCCACATCCACCCTGACCCAGCATGAGGACAGCTGTTCCAACTTGAGGACCTGAGGAATGGTTGTGGGCGCAACCCAGAGGCCAGCTGAAGGGACTCAGTGGGTGGGGCCAGGATAAGGGGCTCTTTCCAGCCCCCGTGGAAGCTGAGCCAGCCCCTAGCCATGCTGGGCACAGGGCAGCAAGGCCTCTGGGAACTAGATGGAGAAACACAGTGGGGAGTGGGCGTCTGTGGAGAGAGGTGCCCTTGGTGAAGGTCACATCCATCTcctgggcccgcctggctggcaTCGAAGTTGGCCTGGATGGGGACCCGGGCCTGGCCTGGGGACAGACACCCTGGGGACAGACACCCTGGGGACCCGGGCCTGGCCTGGGGACAGACACCCCGGGCAGGGTGAGGGCGGAGCTGACCAGCGAGGTCTGCAGCATCGTGGAGGATGGTTCTGACCCATGCACAAGGCTCAAAGGCAGGACCTTCATGCTCCAGAGATGTGCTGGGGAGGCTGGCCTGCCCACCCAGACGGACCCACTGAGATAGGCAGGAGGCTGGGGTTTGCCCTGCAGCAAGCACCCTGGCCCATCCCTGGCCTTTCCTCCTGGAGGGGTGGCCGGGTGCCCTGCGGCAGGGAAAGGCCTAGTCCTGGCAGTCCCTCTGCAGGTGTTGGCCCCCAGCCTTCAGTTCGGGCATCGTCCCCAGCccccctcctccaagaagccctcCCAGAAGTTCGCTTTCACCTCTCGGCCTCATCATAACCGTTGGTGTCTCTGCAGGGAAGAGACAGCTGAAGTCTGCTCAGGTTGGAGCCTGGTGGGCAGGGCCGTGGGCAGTGCACATTGTGAGTGAGGAGGGGGCTCCAGAACAGGGGCCTGAACACGACCATCCCGGCCGGGCCAGGAATCTGAGGGTAgcaggaggtgagggagagaccACATTCCTCCCGCAGGGGTTGGGTTTGGTGCCAGGGGCCTGGCGCATAGGCAAGAGTTGTATGCTCTTAAGGCCCAGGCCAGGGGACAGTGGACACTCAGGTAGCCAGAGGAAATGTGAGGGTGGCCTGTCTCCAGCCCACTTGGTCAGTCTGTCTCAGCAGGGCATCGGGGCAGACCTTCCAGCCATCTGCCTTCTGGTCCCTGGAAAATCCTATCTCTGCTCAACCCCGGTGTGCTAAGCCCGCACCTTCAAAACCGCCCTGGACCCCGGGCTTCCCAGGGCCTCGGGCCTCACTCGGCCGGGGGCGACAGGGGCAGGATGCTGCTGGAGGACCCTTCCTCTCGGCCGTCCTGACTTCTGACCTGGCCCACTTCCCCCGCCCCACCTTGTTCTCCAAGGCGCCCTGTGGAACAGGGCGGGCcggggagacagaggggagggcgGTCAGGACCCCAGGGACCTGTCCGGAACAGGCCCAGGGCAGCGACGGATGAGCGACTACAGGGCAGACAGACTAGAGGCAAGCGGCCGCCTTGCTTCTGCACTTTATTCAGAGGCAGGGTAAAGCcgaggggcaggaggggaggccggtggagtcagggctggggttggagtcagggctggggtcTCCAGGGTCTCGCAGGAGAGTGGAGCAGGACAGGACGTCGGGTCCCGAGGGCTGGGGCCACCTTGCCGAGAGAGTAGGACCCCGTCGGTGGCCCAGGCCacgcagcccctccctgccccaggggGGTCTGCAGACTGCCCAGGGGAGTGGACCCCCGTCCAGTTTCTCAGCCAAGGGCAGCAGCCTCCTCTGACCTCCCCGCCAGATCCTGCCCCGGCCTCCGGGTCTTTTGACCCCAGCAACCTCGATGATCCCCAGTGGAGCCCCCTTCCCCGAGGACTGGCCCCTGTCTGCCTGGGACCTCCCTTgcgtggtggggtggggtggggtctgcAGGGGGAGGCCAGCCCACAGCCCACTCACCTACTGCTGTCCCTCCATGCACTTATCTGCCAAGAAAGACGcgtgggggaaggagggggcagtCAGGGCCCTGGGTCAGGGCCACTTCCCCAGCCTGGCCTGCCTGCATTTCCTCCACCCGCAGCCTTCCTTGGGGCGTGGTCTGACCCCCAAAACTGTGGCCGTGTcactcccaccccttccccagcccccgtTCCTGCAGACAGAAGGGGTTCTGTCTCCAGCTGTCTCAGAGCAGGCTGCCTGACCCCCCTGGAGGTCATGGGAGCCCCCACCCCACAAGTTGTTTCTAGTGCCTGTCCCCCACCAGGCTGGGGACCCCTGTATCCTGGGGGCTGACCCGGTACCTGGCATACATGTTGGGTATTTGGTGAATCCGGGGAGTGGGGGGGTTCCTGGAGAAGGAGCATCATcttccctgcccccgcccccaccccatccggggggggggggggctgcaggtcATGAGGTGAGGACAGACTGCCCCCACTGGAGGACCTGTTGCTATTCCGTGGGTGGTCTTAGCCAGATGAACTCTGACCCTTGGGCTTTCCCTGAGTCAGCAAATTGTCTGTCTGCCTGTAATCTGACCTTAATCCCTTTCCCATCAGATTAGCTCAGATTAGCGGGCCCCTCACCCATTTTCGTCAGGAAGACAATGGCATCCTCTGTGAAGCCCTGGGCCTTGGCAAAGGCCGTGAATTTGTCCTTCACTTCAGCCGTCGGGGTCTGGGTCCGGCCTGGGCGGGGAGGAAAATGGGGGTGGTCCGTGCTCTGCCACCCCACCGGCCACCGGCTGTGGAGCCTCTTGAGTCtctggtgggggggggcacaTACTGTAGAGGGTggccatgtggaagtcctggccgAGGCCCTTGGTGCCCGAGGTGTAGAGCAGAGCGTAGCTTTCATAATCCGTCTCCACCACACGCACGTCGTTGGTGCTGCCCCAGTCTGGGAACCCACAGGGTGACCAACCGTTGGGGACCCTGCCGCCAAGCTTTGTCCTTGGAAGTGGGTGCCCTCCTAgggagggctgtgggagggggccaAGAGACTCCCCTTCTGGCTGGCTGCCTTCCTGGCCCCTCCCCCTTAGGGCAGGTAGCTAGCTAGCCCCCTGCTTCCCGACTGCAGAGCCAGGTGGGGTCCAGCGTTCTCAGACCAGAagtcctgggggtcagcaagcacaCGGACTCGGAAAATTAGGGGTTCGTGGGGCAGCTACCAGCCCTTCGACTggtcaagaagaggaaagatatCCCAGTGGGGAAGTCATTTCTGGGGGGCAGTGAGGAGGcccccatgtgtgtgtgtggggggggggtggctgtgAGTAGCCTCCTGTCCAGCAGGGAGGGGCCTGGCTCCAGCCTGGGTCTCTGGTTCCCCACCCCCCCCTGAGCTGGCAGTAAATCCAGGCCAGGCATTGAACCTGCCGACCTTGGTGGAGGGGCCCTCACCCTGCCGGTGCACGGGGTTCACCCAGAGCCACCCAGCAGCGAGTGCTGCCGCCGGCTGGACCCAGGCCTCCCCGGAGGGGGCCGTACTCACGGACACTCGTGTAGCTGTAGCAGCCGGGGTGACCGGCCGGCTGCAGCAGCAGAGTCCTGGTCTCACACTGGTCTTTCCTGCGGGAAGGTCACCAGGTCAGGATCAAGGCCAGGGTGTCCCTAGATGCATCCGCCAGCCAGCAGGAGCTCTCAGCCTCAGACCCGCCGGGCCCCACCCCACCGTCGTCCCACCTGAGGAAGGTGTTGGTGAGGTTGAGTCCGCCGTCCGCGGTCGGGGCCAGCACCGACAGGCACGTAGACAGGACGGCCTTCTTCTCCAGGAACCAGCTCGAGTTGGAGGCGAGGCCCAAGGTGA
The DNA window shown above is from Saccopteryx bilineata isolate mSacBil1 chromosome 2, mSacBil1_pri_phased_curated, whole genome shotgun sequence and carries:
- the PTGDS gene encoding prostaglandin-H2 D-isomerase; translated protein: MAALYTLWMGLILLGALRTPAEAEVSVQPNFQQEKFLGRWFTLGLASNSSWFLEKKAVLSTCLSVLAPTADGGLNLTNTFLRKDQCETRTLLLQPAGHPGCYSYTSVHWGSTNDVRVVETDYESYALLYTSGTKGLGQDFHMATLYSRTQTPTAEVKDKFTAFAKAQGFTEDAIVFLTKMDKCMEGQQ